The sequence below is a genomic window from Tachysurus vachellii isolate PV-2020 chromosome 2, HZAU_Pvac_v1, whole genome shotgun sequence.
GGGTCTCTCAAAATCATCAGTGGTTCTACGGAAAACATTAACACAGCTCTTCACTTTATAAATTTGTACGGCACGTGTTAGCAAGAAATGAAAGGCTATGTAGTTGAAGTTTTGGGGGTAATCGTTTTTTCCTGAACTGACAGCATCATTTAATTTTGAATAAAGTTTTCCCAGTGGATCGGTGTAGACctttattattcttataaaaTTATCCTCAATGTTTGAGTATTTATTCCAAGATTGttgaaactttttatttttatttaactcttCCCCTAGGACCTCGTCTATTATCCGTTTGTAGGTTTCTTCAGCGCAGCCTATAAATTGGTCATCAACAGAATCCTTTGCCATGTCCAGTTTATaagcagggttttttttctataaaattagAGGAGGGAAAAACATTATAAGAAAATTATTGCTAAGAAAATGTCTACTCAGTGCAGAACTTGAAAGAGAAACCCACCTGGTTGGACAAAACTGCTCcagtgttgttgttgatgatgacgatgatgatggcAGTGGTGGTGAGGATGAAAACAACTTGCCTCATTgttaatctaaaataaaaagcatgtaTAGAGAATATATACAAATTGTATACAAAGGACTATTCTACAAATGAGTGAGACATCAACTGAATTTATCATTGTGGAGATTATTGAGTAGTCCTAGTGCATTTTTTGTATATCTTtctctcacagaaaaaaaaggaggcaTGTCTCTGTTCTTTACGTAAACTCCAAACCTCTTGAAACATCTCCACTGCAGTCTGAATAGTGCTTaggtttgtatttgtatttgtatttgacaacctatcattgttgtttaccgccctcctggtccactaggtgacttcctggaagaaatggacacactgcttagtgttttcccttccgatagctcccctctgacgctgcttggtgacttcaacctcccctctgacaagctacaatcttcttccctcctgtctcttctcgactcattcacccttacactcaacagctacatccccacacacaaaggaggcaatgtcctggacctggttttcacccgtccttctccagctacagacgtgactgctaccccactacacgtctctgatcatcacctggtatccttcaccatcactctccctaccctacctaaaactacctctcaccccctcgctcttacccgccgcaaccttcactctgtctccccttctgtagcttctggcactctttcttcccttcctgatcctgagtcttttttctcactacccttggactcagccatggatactttcctctcatctctttcctcaactatggactttctctgccctatgttcactaaacccaagaaaacgtcttgttctgctccttggctttcagatgtgctgcacaacaatcgaagagagctatcctcagagagaaagtggaagaaatcacaacttgatgcagatcttgattcttaccgaacacttcttgccaagttctcctcagatgtgacttctgccaagacttccttctacaataaaagcttgaagcttcctcacatgaccctcggaaattccacaacatcatctcttctctgctcaacccccagctccaccttcttcatcctccctgactgcagaagactttgcttctttctaccaggagaagactGAGGAACTCtcccggaccttcacttcagccccgactgcacttatatctcagaatatggattcccctacacctttgttgtcgcatttctcaactgtagcagcaaaAGAGAttttgcagctcatccagtcttgcaatcctaccacatgcccattggatccactcccttccactatgctccagaccatctcgcaagaccttctgcccttcatttccactatcgtcaatagatccatagcatctggtcaggtaccaactactttcaagagagcaagggttattcccatcctaaagaaacccgctctggatccatcagacatcagtaactacagacctttatcacttctctcatttctttcaaaaattcttgaacgcattgtctataatcaactgtctgtctatctctcacagaacaacctccaagaccccaaccagtctggctttaaagcagctcattccacagagacagcccttttggatgtctctgagaaactacatgctgcgagatcagccaaactgtcatttgtccttatcctccttgacctttcagcagcgtttgatacagtcaaccacaagactctcttatccaccctcagaagtcttgggatttgcggatcagcttgggaatggtttgcttcctacctggaaggacgctcatatcaggtaacaggggagtgacatctgctccacgcagattctccactggtgtcccacagggctcaatacttggtcctcttcttttctccctgtatactcactctcttgaagttatttcctcacatgggttctcttaccactgctatgctgatgatacataacttatcttctctttcccaccctcagatgccacagcttctgaccggatctcagcacgtctggcagaaatttcatcatggatgactgctcatcagttaaagctcaatcctagcaaaactgaactgctgttcatcccaggtgattcatccccaggtcatgatcttgctatatccttgcacaacgatctgatctccccttcagccacagctcacaaccttggggtaaccatggacagtcaactgtccttttcctctcatgttgctaatgcgactcgctcatgtcgttttttttacttcttcagtctcttgtcatttgtagtctggattactgcaacgcactgctggcaggtctacctatgaacgcaatccgtcctctgcaaatgatccaaaatgcagctgcccggcttgtttcaacctgccaaagttctcgcataccaccccgctgctgcgatccctccactggcttccggtagccgcacgcatcagattcaaaacactgatgctggcctacaaagccaaaaatggaccagctccctcttacctcaaagccctcatcactcctcgcactgcaccccgcaccctcagatctaccagcactgctcgactggtcccaccatctctcagggtaagaggcaagtatactacaagactcttctctgttctggcaccaaggtggtggaatgaacttcccctagaggtccggacagctgagtcactgggtattttcaagcggcggttgaagaactacttattcaggaaacacttcaactagcacttctttccttatcttttgcatttaaaaaaacaaaaaaaacaaacacaacctttgacactttttcattgtaactttgaacaaatgttttaaactcatggtatcttaagtatgtaacttagtgagccagcattaatgtattcaatgctagagatttaagcacttatgtacgtcgctctggataagggcgtctgccaaatgctgtaaatgtaaatgtatttgcatCAATGCCCCAATGCGCACCCAACTCAACTGCCTGAAGAGAAAAAGATTTCTGCCTTTCTTTCTGATAACACAATGCATCATATCAACATGTACAATATTGAAAACCTCAGAAACAACCTCACATGGTTTGATAACACATTTTCTAGCTTGAATTATTCCAGTAACATAGTGAATAATGTTCTCATAATATCATAAATAATATAGTATTATGTCTtaagtaaatgtacagtatgcttGAAGATcagataatataattatatctatataattatatctatataattataattatagtgTGTCAGACCTTCAACTCATCACTATTTATACTCAACTACTTCCCTTTTTATTTACCATAAATGGAGTTGTTTTCTCCCCAAAATACAAGGTGTgcatttttgaaagaaagacagaaagacaaaagtgATGATTTACAAACCTGAATTATTTAAATTGGATTAAggtaaataatatgaataactGGAGAAACTAGAGGAGAacgttatatgtgtgtgtgtgtgtgtgtgtgtgtgtgtgtgtgtgtgtgtgtgtgtgtgtgtgtgtgtgtgtgaaaccacTTGCCAATGTTGTAAAGAATATTTTCTTCAATTCAGtagttttccatttaaaaaggcacacttttttttatttttttggtcataacttaaaaaaatctgtgaaatcCTGAATGAACTGACTAGTAAGAAAAAACAGACTTTCCCAGATTAATGCATAAAAAAGTACAGCAttgatactgtatattttctacAGTATGTTCAATGCCACATCGGCAAAAATGTTTGACTCAGAAATtcaaaagagtgaaagaaacaaTAAGAAAACATGTTAGTGtgcacagtatgtgtgtgtttgtgtgtgtgtgtgtgtgtgtgtgtgtgtgtgtgtgtgtgcatgtgtgtgaaacCACTTGCCAATTTTTTTAGAGGACACAAAAtagcactaaactacacactctgcaaattaaaaaaaaaaacggctgcAAAATCAgacatttgtgttatttgttaataaaacagcactcagatatatttacttataaatTGGTTCAAATGGGAAAATATTCAGAGCTTGTATTGGACTGTAGATACAGCTTATATCTGGTGCTTCTAGTGTGAGAAAGTCTATTTTACTTGAATTAAAATgtggttattatttaatattgataCCTTTTTGTCGTAGTTTGAAACTATGTTTTTGAACCAACATAATTTACACTGAATATTTAATACAGTAGAACTACACAATctactcaatcactcactcaaacactcttTGACCCATAGTAGATTTTTAACCTTAATGTAAAGCTTTAACAGTTGATCTTATgagacaaaaagcaaaaataaagtgtaactttggaaataaaaaaaacctctaaaATCCTGGAGGGATTTATCAGTAAGAAAAAGCCTAGAACTCATAATACATAAAGTAATTATATATTCTGCTCACTAGCATATGTTTAATCATCACATCCACAAACTTACATTGACTTACGATCTTTGAGctgataaaaagaaacatttcacaaATTTGGATTTCCAAAGTTGTAAGATTTACTATTGAAGCTTTACATTTGAGCGGaaaaaatattgtcaaaatgttGTCTCATCTTTTAGAAGGtgtgaaaactgaaaaaagcacttgcatgtgtgtaagtttgtgggtgtgaatttgtgtgtgtgagttgttcAGCAttgatactgtatattttctcaGCCAAAATACATGTTCAATGCCACCTCAGCAAAAATGTTTGACTCAGAATGTGTGAAAGAAACTTAATGAGAAAACATGTTAGAGtgcacagtatgtgtgtgtgtgtgtgtgtgcgcacctaTTCAGAGCTGTGAGggactgaacacaaacacaagagaaGTCAATGGTGTGCCAACAGAATCACTATTTATTATCacagtacaataaataaattaggcAGCAACAAAGGGGTGAAAGCTCAACACCATCAATGAAAGGTGACTTTGTCCTTTTTTGCTGCGATGTTGAAGGCCGATTTCCAATGAGGTCTCTAGTGGCAGGGCTGGACCCAGGAGACTGTCAGTGTGCAGCAGGTTCAGGGAggcttcctcttcttcctcactgTTTTCCCTGTGTGGGAGAGCAGAGAACATGTATTGTATTCTGCTGCCTAAGGCCCCTTACCTCTGTGGAAGTGCTGCACCATGTGGTCTCCAGCTGTCCAGGAAGGGAAGGCTGAAATCTGGGTTTTTGAGAACTAGGCTCCCTGTGAGGGCTTTTTCCAGCTGCTGGAAGGCCTGTTCTGTCTCCTTCATCAATTGCACCCAGTTgtccttttttgtgtgtgagtgaatccACTTGGCAATTTTGTAAAGGATATTTTCTTCAATTCAAgtagttttacatttaaacagcaTACTGCACATTTTGAAACGAAAAAGCAAAATCAATCATTTTTTGGCCATAACAAAAAATTATGTGAAATCTTGAATGAACTGACtagtaagaaaaaaacatagaCTATCctatattaaaggtggggtctccgatttttgagaaagtCGGgccaaaaactaaacaaaaatcaaaacaaacgtctAGCCATTGAGTAGTAAGGGGCAGATCTTGTCAATATGAAGTGGAGAgggtgttcagtgcgcatgtgtgacattagcagaaagcggttttaacattgacatggaggataaaaacaaagaaagaaagcaaagaaaggcttacgataagacaagaagtaggacgtgttaatataggatcagctttgcagcgctggagagaactgaaggagcaggaagttggtcacatattcacagattggagtttcccgtgtcaataactcctgagctaaacgctgttactacacaaataacacctcttttctatcgtagtaatgtagagacgcagctacaaccgcgttttgtgtagtaacagtgtttagctcaggagttattgactcgggaaactccaatctgtgaatatgtgaccaactttacttaagacgccgaggcgcttttttccttctcgataggtgagtaacgttggttttgctttgttacacagaactaatatatgtctttgtcctttacatgattatgcatgtgtcatttttgcttgtttgtttatctgaaatcgtattgttcttcccttcagctatgataaagacacatttctttccagttgttgcctgggttacatatgtgtgtgtgtttggtcggagctatcaatacaggggtgcgacccatttgggttagtggcgtgtttgttttggtgatttcaaatgtcaacattggctttcaaaaatctgagaccccacctttaatgtacagcattgatactgtatattttctacATATGTTCAATGCCACATCGGCAAAAATGTTTGACTAAGAAATtcaaaagtgtgaaagaaaCTTAATAAGAAAACATGTTAgagtgcacagtgtgtgtgtgtgtgtgtgtgtgtgtgtgtgtgtgtgtgtgtgtgtgtgtgtgtgtgtgtgtgagtgaatcacTTGCCAattttgtaaattatattttcttCAATTCAACAACAATTCCTTATCTATAACAATTCCTTATCTTTTAACAACAATTCCTTATCTCTAAGCAACAATTTTTGATCTTTAAAAAATTCCTTATCTATAAACAACAATTCCTTATTCCTTATATATGATAAACTTAATTACTTATATACAGTTTGTTATGTACAGACAAAAAGTCATTATCTGTAGACAACAATTCTTTATCTATAGACATCAACAAAGATTTCCCAAAGATATTTTAAGAATGCATTTGGagatattacaaaaatatgtctacatataaaatatgtctacatattaattattcatacaAAATTCTTCAGAACACTAATACACTAGTACATACGGCAGGAAAATTAAGATTTTCGCAGTGCACTGCTTTAGCGCCGCCCGGTGGTTCAATAGAGAAGTGCTGCTCTGAGGTACTGTAAGATATAACAGGAGATATAACATCTCCTCTCAGATGTTCCTCAACGCTACAGTTTGTCTCAATgcgaatattattattttttatttttttttacttttaacaatacttttacattttttattaatttaagcaTGTTTTTACATGTTTGTGCACAAACATAAGTATAATTATCTACAATTTCTTACAAATTTTCACAGTTCATAACTTCATAATTCATCACATGCAAATCGATCTATTTAGTTATCTAAATCTCAGACACAAATTTATATTCTATAAAAGTGACCCTTTTTATAGTAATTTTCTTTTGATTGTATAGAACATGACAAATGTTTTTAAGTATAGACTTtaggaaatgtgtaaaaatggaCAATCAAGTGTGACTTTTCTGTTTCCATGCAAAATATAGCTACAAAATAAATCCACTGTATACATACAAATGtgcaaattcattttctttgtaaaactacggtggccgagaagtccaaaacaaattaacaaatccgaaaaaaaaattaacaaatccgaaaacacaaaaagtcagacaacccggaagagggaggtatagtttgtgaatggaaacttaccgatcatcggacgagacacctttcattcacctgtatatcttgaatgacaggtgtcttgtccaatgatcggtaagtttccattcatttacatttacatttacatttatggcatttagcagacacccttatccagagtgacttacaactgagcaactgagggttaagggccttgctcaagggcccagcagtggcagcttggtggacgtggggttcaaacccatgaccttccgatcagtagcccaacaccttaaccactgagctaccacatcccccattcacaaactataccaacctcttccgggttgtctgaatcggtgcacgaaacacgttaacaaatccgaaaacacaacgacaattcagacaacccggaagaggttggtatagtttgtgattggaacacgtaccaatcattggacaagacacctgtcactcaaggtatacatgaagttcaacagtctgctgcagggaaaagttggaatggatggatggaatgggttattgtggattaattctgttattttcttatatttaaacggagaactttacacattacacataagattccatacctgtatatcttgagtgacaggtgtcttgtccaatgatcggtaagtttccattcaaaaacgatacactaccgtttccaggttgtctgacttgtcgttgtgttttcggatttgttaatgttgttttctgatttgttaatgtgttttgcacttctcgacCACCgtataaaacagatttttttcccagtaaacctgtatataatgtataaaaaaaaacacaatacacaactgAATTCAGGTTAACAAAACTGACATGCTTGTATGGTAAATGAAGATGTTCAGGGTTGACtgctatgataaaaaaaaaacaaaaaaaaaaacaatcagctcacacagtgacaaaaaaaaaaaaacattttgcatgaAGAATTCAATATTTTgtccagaaaaacagaacaattgtcaaaataataaagttaaaaaaagatatttttagagaaaaataaaaaaaagtaaagtaaaataaaatagaataaaatattgtaattggctgtaaaaaaaataaggaaaaataaatagctaaataataataataataataataataataataataataataataataataataataataataataatgttatttgaatataatatgactgtttattaataaaatatctgaATTCTAAAATATCTGAATTCATTGTGTTttgcagacttttattttgtcagcCATTATTCATTTTGCATGAAGAATTCAATATTTTGGGTGAGTCACTAAATTTTGCAGACATGATGTAGAGTTGTGATGtccaataaaacagaaaaatagagtcaaaataaatagctaaaataaataaacataaaaataaaaaataaaaattaaataaataaataaataataataataataataataataataataataataataataataaaataatgataataataataataataataataataataataataataataataataataataataataatacagttacTTGAATATAATGTGAttgtttatgaataaaatatctgaattCATTGTGTTTTTGGGACTTTTATTTTGCCAGCCATTGTTCAGTAATTGATTTATATTTAGCCCTTACttcatttctttgtgtttcttttcctgTATTGTCTCGTTTGTTGCtcttaatgtttttgttttgcttctttGTGTTAGAATgatttgtgttaaatattaCTCTATGGCACGTTTGCTGAATCTATTTatggttatatttttattattatttggtctccctgtcagttttattttgtctcttttttctttttcatcttctttaaaCCAACTCCTATAATCATCAATCAAAAACAAAGACCAttatatctgtccatccatccatccatccatccatccatccatctatctattaatAAGTGAACAATCATCTAAACtctttatattatatgtacatACCATAACATGTAGAATCTTTTAGACTGAGGTTTGCTCCTATCACAAAACCTATGCTTTGTGTATTGTCCTAATGTAAGCGTAACACCGTTTGGACattaatttgtgtgtaaatgttattctacagaaatgttattctgttgttgttttgtttgttgttttgtgtctcATCCCTTTTTTATGTAGCCACcactgcaataaataaatatttatttatttgtttgtttgattatttatttatttataatattcttGGGACTATAATAGCAACActttcaaaaaaacacaaatttttatttatgaacCTCGAACATATGGTCCAGATGTCTTTTAATTTCAAAAGCATTCAGACATTAAATTCCATTCAAACAAAAGCTCAGACAAAATGGTTAAAATTacaatgttgttattattattaagcaattttataatgtaataacaaataatgtATATCACTGACATCAATACATGCTTAGAACACATTGCATCATGGCCTTAAATTATCCAGTCATGTTAGTGGTTGTGCTATAAAAACATCAACAGTTCAGTAGAGCTTTTTAAGCAGTTAGCAGTTCATACAGCTAAAAGTTCCTGCACTTTAGTTTAGAGTGTAAAGGAATTCGCAGTTCATCTGGTTTTCTGTAATGTTTGTGATAGTAAATTTTTCATAAGGTGGGACTAGCACCTCTTCCTCATCAGTTATCTTAAAAATTTTGGATATGTTTGAACCAAAGCATGTGTTAAACAGGATTTAGTTCCAAATTTTTTGTGCATGTCATGTTTTACTGAAGTTGATGCAAACCTGCCAAATCGCATTACATCATTAATATCGGGTCTCTCAAAACTAACAGTGGTTCTAAGGAAAACATTAACACAGCTCTGCACTTTATGAATTTGTACGGCACGTGTTAGCAAGAAATGAAAGGCTATGTAGTTGAAGTTTTGGGGGTAATAATTTTTTCCTGAACTGACAGCATCATTTAATTTTGAATAAAGTTTTCCCAGTGGATCGGTGTAGACCTTTAGTATTCTTATAAAATTATCCTTAACGTTTGAGTATTTATTCTAAGATtgttaaaactttttatttttatttaactcttTCTTTAGGACCTTGTCTATTATCCGTTTGTAGGTTTCTTCAGCGCATCCTATAAATTGGTCATCAACAGAATCCTTTGCCATGTCCAGTTTAtaagcagggtttttttttctataaaattagAGGAGGGAAAAACATTATAAGAAAATTACTGATAAGAAAATGTCTACTCAGTGCAGAACTTGAAAGAGAAACCCATTGTTGGGAAACCCATTGGCTCCAGTGTTGATGGTGACGATGATGATGGCAGTGGTGGTGAGGATGAAAACAGCTTGCTTCATTgttaatctaaaataaaaagcatatatAGAGAATATATACAAATTGTATACAAATGACTATTCTACAAATGAGTGAGACATCAACTAACTGAATTTATCAGTGTGGAGATTATTGAGTAGTCCTAGTGCATTTTTTGTACatctttctcacacagaaaaaaggagGCATGTCTCTGTTCTTTCCGTAAACTCCAAACCTCTTGCAACATCTCCACTACAGTCTGAATAGTGCTTAGGTTTGTATTTGCATCAATGCGCCAATGCGCACGCAACTCATCTGCCTGAAGAGAAAAAGttttctgcctttctttctGATAACACAATGCATCATatcaacatgaaaaaaaatattgaaaaccTCAGAAACAACCTCACATGGTTTGATAACACATTTTCTAGCTTGAATTATTCCAGTAGCATAGTGAATAATGTTCTCATAATATCATAAACAATACAGTATTATGTTTTAagttaatgtacagtatgcttGAAGATCAGATCATTTCCTGGACGATCATAATACTCACAGATCTGATGCGCTCAAGGcttcttaaatatatataacaaggAGGTGCTCAAACCAACAGTGTGTCAGACCTTCAACTTATCGCTATTTATACTCAACTACTTCCCTTTTTAATTACCATGAATGGAGTTGTTTTCTCCCCAAAATACAAGGTGTGCATTTTTGAaataaagatagaaagaaagacagaaagactaAAGTGATGATTTACAAACCTGAATTATTTCAATTGTATTAAGCCTGTAAAAcctaaatattgaaaaaaataagcaaaaacacCTCTCATATATTGTTTTAGGAGGCCTCTGATGTACAGTAGAAATTAaagatttttcacattttagtaAGTTTTTAGGGAAATGTAATATTGCAACGTTGGGCTCTGCTAGGAGCAGAATTTCTGTATTTGTACTCACTTTGTCTGAACAGATATACAGAGCATTTAAGCATTCATTTGCAGGGTTGATTTCTTACTTTGCCCCAACAGTATATATCATGagtaataatcacacaattaatataaatattgaaaaaatatatttaaaacatggGGCAAAGTGTGTTTCTTTGGTTGGGGCTTGATGTCCACATCCTCAATGGCTGGGCAGTCAATGGGTTGGTGGTTTTCTTTGTCCATTGCACCTGCATCTTCATTCTCTGAATCACTTGCATCAGGGTCATTTGAGtcaaaaaaatttcaaaatcGCTCTCTCCATTTTTGGACTGCAGCAATCGCATCCTGCACAGTTAATAGCTGGCCTTTCTGCACTGGTGGCATTCTGAaatggaaaaagtaaaaataaataaattagtgaataacatacagtatgggTCTTATATTGTAGTAGATAAACTGAAAGAATAGACTAAGACTAACTGAAAGATAGATCTAAGTATTATATATCAAAGTATTATCAGTTCAATGCAAATGCTAATCAAAATTCCAGTACTACATTCAAACAATACTCTCTGGATGACCTATTATGCTATCTGCTTATCATACTAAAGGGAATACACGCATCCCCCCATATCACAGTTCATATTCAAGACCATTTACACCTGTCCCTGAACAATGCAAGAGGAATCACCATAAAAAATGCAGAACATTCAGAGCCTTCTTTTCTATATCCTAATGTTATAAACTGCTACTTGGGCAACACTCAAATCTCAGGATCGTTTAGAcgttaaataacaaacaaaaaactacagAGATACAGGGAGTTTCAGATACTGCTCTATATGATGGAGTTTCAAATACCACATAAAACTTATTCTTGTGTTTAATTATGTTCTAATCTAAACTATGACCAAATTTAACAGAAAAGCACATTTAGAAATGAGTTACAGTGAATTATCTAAGTTTAAATTTCAATTTGTGACCTTGTGAGAAATGCAGTGTCCTTATGTAATGTGTAAGGTGCACAGGCTATTTTGACTACCACTCTGGCCCAACGTTGTACaattacaacatggacataaatcaaactttattaatgttttccaaaataactaaatatgtatgtgttctagacattgtaataaacacagaaaaaaatatctgagTGTGGTAAGATGGCCGGTGCAGTGGCTAACTGGCAGCAAAAGTGGCAAAACTCTAGAAAAGTCCAAGGAAAAGTCTCTTTATTTAGGTGAGCCACCATCTTTCGAGAATCAAGAATTTTGATTCTCCATTGAGAa
It includes:
- the LOC132862500 gene encoding erythroblast NAD(P)(+)--arginine ADP-ribosyltransferase-like, which gives rise to MRALRLTMRQVVFILTTTAIIIVIINNNTGAVLSNQKKNPAYKLDMAKDSVDDQFIGCAEETYKRIIDEVLGEELNKNKKFQQSWNKYSNIEDNFIRIIKVYTDPLGKLYSKLNDAVSSGKNDYPQNFNYIAFHFLLTRAVQIYKVKSCVNVFRRTTDDFERPEINDVMRFGKFASTSLNKDLQKFGRKTCFKINTCYGADIAELSKIPDEKEVLVPPFEKFTMTNITENQMNCEVIYTLKSVEAISNMNCKLVKKLY